In Streptomyces capitiformicae, one genomic interval encodes:
- a CDS encoding TIM-barrel domain-containing protein, with product MYRLGYRAPPPPGGPPTAAGTRLLDHRRRHPGQHKERGLPLSGIICDFFRWPEPGDRRFEESEWPDLAAMAEQLADLEVKVAVSMWQTVEPGSDTYHELRASGHLVRDAERGLLTFAWPTREADEAPTLPMAYCNAPGARAALWRRLNANYRSLSVECF from the coding sequence ATGTATCGCCTGGGGTATCGAGCGCCGCCACCACCCGGTGGACCGCCGACGGCGGCGGGCACTCGACTGCTGGATCACCGCCGGCGACACCCTGGGCAGCACAAGGAGCGCGGACTGCCGCTGTCCGGCATCATCTGCGACTTCTTCCGCTGGCCGGAGCCGGGCGACCGGCGTTTCGAGGAGAGCGAGTGGCCCGACCTCGCGGCTATGGCCGAGCAGTTGGCCGATCTTGAGGTGAAGGTCGCCGTCTCGATGTGGCAGACCGTCGAACCCGGCAGCGACACCTATCACGAGCTTCGCGCGTCCGGACACCTCGTTCGGGACGCGGAGCGCGGTCTGCTCACCTTCGCGTGGCCAACCCGGGAGGCCGACGAGGCGCCAACGCTCCCGATGGCGTACTGCAACGCCCCCGGGGCACGCGCCGCGCTGTGGCGGCGGCTGAACGCCAACTACCGTTCGCTGAGCGTGGAGTGCTTCTGA
- a CDS encoding SDR family NAD(P)-dependent oxidoreductase, which produces MAGAPGDFHSPLMEPMLADFREVAESLTYAEPRLPIVSTVTGEVATADRLMSPEYWVRHVRQSVRYADAVRSLVQQKVTRFAELGPDGTLTALAAALFEDDDRRVAVPVLRRDVKDVPEAESLLRAVGSLHAYGHSPDWSALFPGADRRVELPTYAFQRRRLWLDPVPGRGRQGIGHPLLGASVTLADSSAVLSTAEFSVRTHPWLADHAVAGTVVLPTAAYLDFALHLGGRVGCDHLVELVQERPLVLDGPESVEIQVVLDGPGEDGGRPFACYSRSVEVMAAAAVSSTSDDDGGADRPWTRHAHGVLAPAGSAPSPVESDETWPPPGAQAADTDEVDEIYEGLWERGLQHGPAFRGLTAVWRAGDEVYAEVAVPEEFRADALRVALHPALLEAALHAAPSLGHPGGFAVSWTDCTLYAASAEVLRVRLRPLPDGRLRLDLADEFGAPVATVGAVALTPATELSLPVADAPGSVDLFAVEWAELPVAARPVSRPVMAVAGDGPALPDAVRHPDLDAFLATLDDTGAVAPELVLVSWQDAAKDVAEAAELPAAVHESAAAALESLQRWLAEERTADTRLVVVTRDAVAARPGESVADLAAAAVRGLVRSAQSENPGRFLLVDTDTDTETGTDADTFLAAVLDAAHSGETEIALRAGRAYAARLGRHVPDPATSGPAAVPALDPERTVLITGAGGTVAGAVARHLVAAHGVRHLMLMSRRGQNAPATVGLCAELERAGAEVTVVACDAADPAALEESLAAVPERHPLGAVFHAAGVVDDGVVPALTPARLSAVLRPKVDAAVHLARLTRETDLSAFVLFSSAAATFGGPGQGNYAAANAFLEAMAATLRAEGRPALALGWGLWEEESGMTGGLGDADRTRMARSGIAPLPTADALALLDLGLAQDRPVLLPIRLDLATARAATSPTPALLRDPAAARRTVRGASARSGGRLARTIAALPESERPGALLRLVQTEIAQVLGHPAGAPAADPERAFRDLGFDSLTAVDLRNALERRTGLRLAPTIAFDHPTPAALAGHLLRSLPTGGGPRTPVVTGRAAAGQSGADEPIAIVGMACRLPGGADTPESLWDLLASGGDGLRDFPDDRGWNLASLYHPDPEHEGTSYTRTGGFLKGVDRFDPAFFGISPREALAMDPQQRLLLEVCWEAVERAGVDPRSLRGSRTGVFAGTNGQDYPALLRSSAEDVDGYLGTGNAASVVSGRISYTLGLEGPAVTVDTACSSSLVALHWAARALRAGECDLALAGGVTVMSTPAAFLEFSRQRGLAPDGRCKAYGDDADGTGWGEGAGMLLVERLSDARRNGHRVLAVVRGSAVNSDGGSNGLTAPNGPSQERVIRAALADARLTPADVDAVEGHGTGTVLGDPIEARALLATYGQDRPDGRPLWLGSVKSNIGHTQAAAGVAGIIKTVLALRHGELPGTLHADRPSRHVDWTSGAIRLLTERRPWPRDERRPRRAGVSSFGFSGTNAHVILEEAPPEQVAPVSPGADRPSRHGTIAWPLSARTPEALRAYAGRLLDHVERHPDLSAADLGHSLATTRPAFEHRAVLLGTGHDDLRAELARLASGELRSDEIGAAARAGRTAFLFTGQGAQRPGMGGELYAAFPVFADAFDEVCAHFGADVLDTPLREAVLGEAVLDGAVLGDTGQLLDRTGYAQPALFAMEVALYRLVRGLGVTPDYLLGHSIGSLAAVHVAGVLSLADACTLVAARGKLMDALPDGGAMVALQAAEDEVLPLLDGREHQVGVAAVNGPRSVVVSGEEAAVLDVVGHFEALGRRTRRLRVSHAFHSPLMEPMLGDFRKVAAALEYREPVVPVVSDVTGRPATADDLGSPDYWVRHVRQTVRFHDGVRSLRDLGVSRYLEIGPDGTLTALAADALANSADVANTTDAAAIALLRPKRGEPASLLSGLARAHAHGADIDWSAVTEGSGTVVDLPTYPFQRQRYWPATGGRGTGDLAAAGLADPRHPLLGARVDLADTGGHLFSSRLALSDQPWFADHAIGGTAVLPGTAHLDLALFAGDRVGCPRVAELTLVEPLLLPPGQAVTLQLRVGAPDAHGNRPLGVHSRPASDDTDTDAAQDRPWTLHADGILAPDAPQEPDDAPPAAWLPAGAEELTVDDLYDRLAEAGFGYGPLFQGLRAAWRHGDDVYAEIALPERAHTDAPRYGLHPALLDAALHATAYLPMDDSTPGRLPYSWRDVTLHATGATALRVRLGLRGDDSVALDVTDPEGRSVASIGSLTLRALDPGKLRARSDRGAADLFRLDWQPQPAAEHSDTDERARVLTVLGDAAGQEFAAALTAAGVPTELTEFDGTIEGTTPPGTLLAVLPHDDGPLEQAGQSAAQHALTLVRRLLAERSPDGTRLVLVTRDAVMPDGPAGPGVRHPAAAAAWGLVRSAQSEHPGRFVLVDTDLAAASLTALPAALTQDTAPQLALREGVVHLPRVARAEPDEALRPPRTDGTGAVEAWRLDIVRKGTLDGLELVAAPEAERTLGEGEIRIAVRAAGVNFRDVLNTLGMYPGPARDFGLEGAGVITEIGPGVTRLAVGDRVMGMFPAAYGPVAVADARTVARIPDGWTFAQAATVPIVFLTAYYALVDLGDVTEGQSVLVHAAAGGVGMAATQLARHLGAEVYATAGRGKWDTLRAAGLDDTHIASSRDLDFEDAFRTATGGRGVDLVLDSLAGEFVDASLRLLPRGGHFLEMGKTDVRDPEEVAARHQGVRYRAFDLIEAGPDRIGEMLTALVELFEAGVLTPLPVTPWDVRRAPEAFRYMSQARHVGKVVLTVPAPLDPDGTVLITGGTGGLGALLARHLVTEHGVRRLLLAGRRGPEAPGAEQLAAELAELGADDVRIEAADLADRAQAAALLASVPDHHPLTAVVHAAGVLDDTVVERLTPERLNTVLRPKIHAAAHLHELTRSLDLSAFVLFSSVAGTLGAPGQGNYAAANTFLDALADHRHALGLPALSLPWGPWAQTTGMTGTLTDADLRRMARAGLPPLTAEQGLTLFTEALEQPAAVRLPLAVDTARLGVDGPVPPLLAGLVRTPVRTRRSIGGPGAGAGTDTGAAAGDTAALAAELARLGGSDRLRRLVEEVCRQVAAVLGHSSAARLDPDQSFKELGFDSLTAVELRNRMNAATGVLLPATLVFDHPTPAVLADHLYREHFAGDEPGSGAGAGAGANEGDADEAAIRRMLSSIPITKFRESGLLAALMALAPAEATAAACGGHVPVTADAIEVDVDDMDVDDLVRMALGADD; this is translated from the coding sequence GTGGCTGGCGCTCCGGGTGACTTCCACTCGCCGCTGATGGAGCCGATGCTGGCCGACTTCCGCGAGGTCGCCGAGAGCCTGACGTACGCCGAGCCCCGTCTGCCGATCGTCTCGACCGTCACCGGCGAGGTGGCCACCGCCGACAGGCTGATGTCGCCCGAGTACTGGGTGCGGCACGTCCGCCAGTCCGTCCGTTACGCTGACGCCGTCCGCAGCCTTGTGCAGCAGAAGGTGACCAGGTTCGCCGAGCTGGGTCCGGACGGGACGCTCACCGCCCTCGCCGCAGCGCTGTTCGAGGACGACGACCGGCGGGTCGCGGTGCCGGTCCTGCGCAGGGACGTGAAGGACGTACCGGAGGCCGAGAGTCTGCTGCGGGCGGTCGGGTCGCTGCACGCGTACGGGCACAGCCCGGACTGGTCCGCGCTCTTCCCCGGTGCGGATCGCCGCGTCGAACTGCCGACCTATGCCTTCCAGCGCCGCCGGCTGTGGCTCGACCCCGTCCCCGGGCGCGGACGGCAGGGCATCGGTCATCCGTTGCTCGGTGCCTCGGTGACCCTGGCGGACTCCTCGGCCGTACTGTCCACCGCGGAGTTCTCCGTCCGTACCCACCCCTGGCTGGCCGACCACGCGGTGGCGGGCACCGTCGTGCTGCCCACGGCCGCGTATCTCGACTTCGCGCTGCATCTCGGCGGGCGGGTCGGCTGCGACCACCTGGTCGAACTCGTCCAGGAGCGGCCGCTTGTGCTGGATGGGCCCGAGTCCGTCGAGATCCAGGTGGTGCTGGACGGGCCGGGCGAGGACGGGGGCAGGCCGTTCGCCTGTTACTCCCGGTCTGTAGAGGTCATGGCTGCGGCTGCCGTCTCGTCGACGTCGGACGACGACGGTGGGGCGGACCGGCCCTGGACCCGTCATGCCCATGGAGTGCTGGCTCCGGCCGGTTCCGCGCCGAGTCCCGTGGAGAGCGACGAGACCTGGCCGCCGCCGGGTGCCCAGGCGGCCGACACCGACGAAGTGGACGAGATCTACGAGGGGTTGTGGGAGCGGGGGCTTCAGCACGGCCCCGCCTTCCGGGGGCTCACCGCGGTGTGGCGGGCCGGGGACGAGGTGTACGCCGAGGTCGCCGTACCCGAGGAGTTCCGGGCCGACGCCCTGCGGGTCGCGTTGCACCCCGCGCTGCTGGAGGCCGCCCTGCACGCGGCCCCGTCCCTCGGGCATCCGGGCGGGTTCGCCGTGTCCTGGACGGACTGCACCCTGTACGCGGCCTCGGCGGAGGTGCTGCGCGTCCGGCTGCGGCCGCTGCCCGACGGGCGGCTGCGGCTGGACCTCGCGGACGAGTTCGGCGCCCCGGTCGCCACCGTCGGCGCGGTCGCCCTGACGCCGGCCACCGAGTTGTCCCTGCCCGTCGCCGACGCCCCGGGTTCCGTGGACCTGTTCGCTGTCGAGTGGGCCGAACTGCCGGTCGCCGCACGGCCCGTGTCACGGCCGGTGATGGCCGTCGCGGGTGACGGACCGGCCCTGCCCGACGCGGTCCGCCATCCGGATCTCGACGCCTTCCTCGCCACCCTCGACGACACCGGCGCGGTGGCGCCCGAGCTGGTCCTCGTGTCCTGGCAGGACGCGGCGAAGGATGTCGCGGAGGCCGCCGAACTGCCCGCCGCCGTACATGAGTCGGCCGCCGCTGCCCTGGAGTCGTTGCAGCGCTGGCTGGCCGAGGAGCGTACGGCCGACACCCGCCTGGTCGTGGTCACCCGGGACGCGGTGGCCGCCCGGCCCGGCGAGTCGGTCGCCGATCTCGCCGCGGCTGCCGTACGAGGCCTCGTGCGCTCGGCGCAGTCGGAGAACCCCGGCAGGTTCCTGCTGGTCGACACCGACACGGATACCGAGACGGGTACCGACGCCGATACCTTCCTCGCAGCCGTGCTCGACGCGGCGCACAGCGGGGAGACGGAGATCGCCCTGCGCGCGGGGCGCGCGTACGCGGCCCGGCTCGGCCGGCACGTCCCCGACCCGGCCACGTCCGGTCCCGCCGCCGTGCCGGCCCTCGACCCCGAGCGCACCGTCCTGATCACCGGCGCGGGCGGCACCGTCGCCGGGGCCGTCGCCCGGCATCTGGTCGCCGCGCACGGCGTACGGCATCTGATGCTGATGAGCCGGCGGGGCCAGAACGCCCCCGCGACAGTCGGGCTGTGTGCCGAACTGGAACGGGCGGGCGCCGAGGTGACCGTCGTCGCGTGCGATGCGGCCGACCCGGCCGCGCTGGAGGAGTCGCTGGCCGCCGTACCGGAGCGGCATCCGCTCGGTGCCGTCTTCCATGCGGCCGGGGTGGTCGACGACGGGGTGGTCCCCGCGTTGACCCCGGCGCGGCTGTCGGCCGTGCTGCGGCCCAAGGTGGACGCGGCGGTCCATCTCGCCCGGCTGACGCGGGAGACGGATCTGTCGGCGTTCGTGCTGTTCTCGTCGGCGGCCGCCACCTTCGGCGGGCCCGGACAGGGCAACTACGCCGCCGCCAACGCGTTCCTGGAGGCGATGGCCGCCACGTTGCGGGCCGAGGGGCGCCCCGCGCTGGCCCTCGGCTGGGGGCTGTGGGAGGAGGAGAGCGGTATGACGGGCGGCCTCGGCGACGCCGACCGTACCCGGATGGCCCGCTCCGGCATCGCGCCGCTGCCCACGGCGGACGCCCTGGCCCTGCTCGATCTCGGGCTGGCACAGGACCGCCCCGTGCTGCTGCCGATCCGCCTGGACCTGGCGACCGCCCGCGCCGCGACCAGCCCCACCCCGGCCCTGCTGCGTGACCCGGCCGCGGCCCGCCGTACGGTGCGGGGAGCCTCCGCCCGTTCCGGCGGACGGCTGGCCCGTACGATCGCCGCGCTGCCGGAGTCGGAGCGGCCCGGCGCCCTGCTGCGGCTGGTGCAGACGGAGATCGCGCAGGTCCTCGGCCATCCCGCGGGCGCCCCGGCCGCCGACCCCGAACGGGCCTTCCGTGACCTGGGCTTCGACTCGCTGACCGCGGTCGACCTGCGCAACGCCCTGGAACGCCGGACCGGTCTGCGACTGGCGCCCACCATCGCCTTCGACCACCCCACCCCGGCCGCGCTCGCCGGCCATCTGCTGCGGTCCCTGCCGACCGGCGGCGGCCCGCGCACCCCCGTCGTCACCGGCCGTGCGGCGGCCGGACAGAGCGGCGCGGACGAGCCCATCGCCATCGTCGGCATGGCCTGCCGGCTCCCCGGCGGCGCCGACACCCCCGAGTCGCTGTGGGACCTGCTCGCCTCCGGCGGCGACGGTCTGCGGGACTTCCCCGACGACCGGGGCTGGAATCTCGCCTCCCTCTACCACCCGGACCCCGAGCACGAAGGCACCAGCTACACCCGAACCGGCGGCTTTCTGAAGGGAGTCGACCGGTTCGACCCCGCCTTCTTCGGGATCTCGCCGCGCGAGGCCCTGGCGATGGATCCGCAGCAGCGGCTGCTGCTGGAGGTGTGCTGGGAGGCCGTGGAACGCGCCGGAGTCGATCCGAGGTCGCTGCGGGGCTCCCGTACGGGCGTCTTCGCGGGCACCAACGGGCAGGACTACCCGGCCCTGCTGCGGTCCTCCGCCGAGGACGTCGACGGCTACCTCGGCACCGGCAACGCCGCCAGTGTCGTCTCCGGCCGTATCTCCTACACCCTCGGCCTGGAGGGTCCGGCCGTCACCGTCGACACCGCCTGCTCGTCGTCCCTGGTCGCCCTGCACTGGGCGGCGCGGGCGCTGCGCGCGGGGGAGTGCGACCTGGCGCTCGCGGGCGGGGTCACCGTGATGTCGACGCCGGCGGCGTTCCTGGAGTTCAGCCGGCAGCGCGGGCTCGCGCCGGACGGGCGCTGCAAGGCGTACGGGGACGACGCGGACGGCACCGGATGGGGCGAGGGTGCCGGGATGCTTCTGGTGGAGCGGCTGTCGGACGCACGCCGCAACGGGCACCGGGTGCTGGCCGTGGTCCGGGGCAGCGCCGTCAACTCCGACGGTGGCAGCAACGGCCTGACCGCCCCCAACGGCCCCTCCCAGGAACGGGTGATCCGGGCCGCGCTGGCCGATGCCCGGCTCACCCCGGCCGACGTCGACGCCGTCGAGGGGCACGGCACCGGGACCGTCCTCGGCGACCCGATCGAGGCACGGGCACTTCTCGCGACGTACGGACAGGACCGGCCGGACGGACGGCCGTTGTGGCTGGGGTCGGTGAAGTCGAACATCGGACACACCCAGGCCGCCGCCGGTGTCGCCGGAATCATCAAGACGGTGCTGGCGCTGCGCCACGGCGAGCTGCCCGGCACCCTGCACGCCGACCGGCCCTCCCGCCACGTCGACTGGACGTCCGGCGCGATACGGCTGCTCACCGAGCGCCGACCGTGGCCGCGGGACGAGCGCCGACCGCGCCGCGCCGGTGTCTCCTCCTTCGGCTTCAGCGGCACCAACGCCCATGTGATCCTCGAAGAGGCCCCGCCAGAGCAGGTCGCCCCGGTTTCGCCCGGTGCCGACCGGCCGTCCCGGCACGGCACGATCGCCTGGCCCCTGTCCGCGCGTACCCCCGAGGCGCTGCGCGCGTACGCCGGGCGGCTGCTGGACCACGTGGAGCGGCACCCCGACCTGTCCGCCGCCGACCTCGGCCACTCCCTGGCGACGACCCGCCCCGCCTTCGAACACCGGGCGGTCCTGCTCGGCACCGGACACGACGACCTCCGCGCCGAACTGGCCCGGCTCGCGTCGGGCGAGCTGCGGAGCGACGAGATCGGCGCCGCCGCGCGGGCCGGCCGTACCGCCTTCCTGTTCACCGGGCAGGGGGCCCAACGCCCCGGTATGGGGGGCGAGTTGTATGCCGCGTTCCCCGTCTTCGCGGACGCCTTCGACGAGGTGTGCGCCCACTTCGGCGCCGATGTGCTCGACACTCCGCTGCGTGAGGCCGTCCTCGGCGAGGCCGTCCTGGACGGTGCCGTCCTGGGGGACACCGGACAGCTGCTGGACCGTACCGGATACGCCCAACCAGCCCTGTTCGCCATGGAAGTCGCCCTGTACCGGCTGGTCCGCGGCCTCGGCGTCACCCCCGACTATCTGCTCGGCCACTCCATCGGCTCCCTCGCCGCCGTGCATGTCGCGGGCGTCCTCTCCCTCGCCGACGCGTGCACACTGGTCGCCGCCCGGGGCAAGCTGATGGACGCCCTGCCCGACGGGGGCGCCATGGTCGCGCTCCAGGCCGCGGAGGACGAGGTCCTGCCGCTGCTGGACGGCAGGGAGCACCAGGTGGGCGTCGCCGCCGTGAACGGGCCCCGGTCGGTGGTGGTCTCCGGTGAGGAGGCCGCCGTACTCGATGTCGTGGGGCACTTCGAGGCCCTCGGCCGGCGTACCAGGCGGCTGCGGGTCAGCCACGCCTTCCACTCGCCGCTGATGGAGCCCATGCTCGGCGACTTCCGCAAGGTGGCCGCCGCGCTGGAGTACCGCGAGCCCGTCGTCCCCGTGGTCTCGGACGTCACCGGACGGCCCGCCACCGCCGATGACCTCGGCTCACCCGACTACTGGGTGCGGCATGTGCGACAGACCGTGCGGTTCCACGACGGCGTACGCAGCCTGCGGGACCTCGGAGTCAGCCGGTACCTGGAGATCGGCCCCGACGGCACGCTGACCGCGCTGGCCGCAGATGCCCTGGCCAACTCGGCTGACGTCGCGAACACCACCGATGCCGCCGCGATCGCACTGCTGCGGCCGAAGCGGGGCGAGCCCGCCAGCCTGCTCTCCGGCCTGGCCCGTGCCCACGCGCACGGTGCCGACATCGACTGGAGCGCGGTCACGGAGGGTTCCGGCACGGTCGTCGACCTGCCGACCTACCCCTTCCAGCGGCAGCGCTACTGGCCCGCCACCGGCGGCCGCGGCACCGGTGACCTCGCGGCCGCCGGACTCGCCGACCCCCGACACCCGCTGCTGGGCGCCCGTGTCGACCTCGCCGACACCGGCGGACACCTCTTCAGCAGCCGGCTCGCGCTGTCGGACCAGCCGTGGTTCGCCGATCACGCCATCGGCGGCACCGCCGTACTGCCCGGCACCGCCCACCTCGACCTGGCACTGTTCGCCGGGGACCGCGTCGGCTGCCCCAGGGTCGCCGAACTGACCCTGGTGGAACCCCTGTTGCTGCCTCCCGGGCAGGCCGTCACCCTGCAACTGCGGGTCGGTGCCCCGGACGCCCACGGCAACCGGCCGCTCGGTGTGCACTCCCGGCCCGCCTCCGACGACACCGACACCGACGCCGCCCAGGACCGGCCCTGGACCCTGCACGCCGACGGGATCCTCGCCCCCGACGCCCCCCAGGAACCCGACGACGCCCCGCCCGCCGCCTGGTTGCCCGCCGGCGCGGAGGAACTGACCGTCGACGACCTGTACGACCGTCTCGCCGAGGCCGGCTTCGGCTACGGGCCCCTCTTCCAGGGCCTGCGGGCCGCCTGGCGCCACGGCGACGACGTGTACGCCGAGATCGCGCTCCCGGAGCGGGCACACACCGACGCCCCCCGCTACGGCCTCCACCCGGCGCTCCTCGATGCCGCCCTGCACGCCACCGCCTACCTCCCGATGGACGACTCCACCCCCGGCCGACTGCCGTACTCCTGGCGGGACGTGACCCTGCACGCCACCGGCGCCACGGCCCTCCGGGTCCGCCTCGGCCTGCGCGGGGACGACTCCGTCGCCCTCGACGTCACCGACCCCGAGGGCCGGTCCGTCGCCTCCATCGGCTCCCTCACCCTGCGCGCCCTGGACCCCGGCAAGCTGCGCGCCCGGTCCGACCGGGGGGCCGCCGACCTGTTCCGGCTCGACTGGCAGCCGCAGCCGGCCGCCGAACACTCGGACACCGATGAGCGTGCGCGTGTGCTGACGGTTCTGGGGGACGCGGCGGGACAGGAGTTCGCCGCCGCGCTCACCGCCGCCGGCGTACCCACCGAGCTCACCGAATTCGACGGAACCATCGAGGGAACCACCCCGCCCGGCACGCTCCTCGCCGTCCTGCCCCACGACGACGGTCCCCTCGAACAAGCCGGGCAGTCGGCGGCACAGCACGCCCTCACCCTCGTACGCCGGCTGCTGGCCGAGCGGAGCCCGGACGGAACCCGGCTGGTGCTGGTGACCCGGGACGCCGTCATGCCGGACGGCCCCGCCGGGCCAGGGGTGCGTCACCCCGCCGCCGCGGCGGCCTGGGGCCTGGTCCGCTCCGCGCAGTCCGAGCACCCCGGCCGCTTCGTCCTCGTCGACACCGACCTCGCGGCCGCCTCACTCACCGCACTGCCCGCCGCCCTCACCCAGGACACCGCGCCTCAACTCGCCCTGCGCGAAGGGGTGGTGCACCTGCCCCGCGTCGCCCGGGCCGAGCCCGACGAGGCGCTGCGCCCGCCGCGCACCGACGGGACCGGCGCGGTGGAGGCCTGGCGGCTGGACATCGTCCGCAAGGGCACCCTCGACGGGCTGGAACTCGTCGCCGCGCCGGAGGCCGAACGCACCCTCGGCGAGGGCGAGATACGGATCGCGGTCCGCGCCGCCGGGGTCAACTTCCGTGATGTCCTCAACACCCTCGGCATGTATCCCGGCCCGGCCCGCGACTTCGGTCTGGAGGGCGCCGGTGTGATCACCGAGATCGGCCCCGGAGTCACCCGACTCGCCGTCGGCGACCGCGTGATGGGCATGTTCCCGGCCGCGTACGGCCCGGTGGCCGTGGCCGACGCCCGCACGGTCGCCCGCATCCCCGACGGCTGGACCTTCGCGCAGGCCGCCACCGTACCGATCGTCTTCCTCACGGCGTACTACGCCCTCGTCGACCTCGGCGACGTCACCGAGGGGCAGTCCGTCCTCGTCCACGCCGCGGCCGGCGGTGTCGGCATGGCGGCCACCCAACTCGCCCGTCACCTGGGCGCCGAGGTGTACGCCACCGCCGGGCGCGGCAAGTGGGACACGTTGCGTGCGGCCGGGCTGGACGACACACACATCGCCTCCTCCCGGGACCTCGACTTCGAGGACGCCTTCCGTACCGCTACCGGCGGCCGGGGTGTCGACCTCGTGCTGGACTCGCTGGCCGGTGAGTTCGTGGACGCGTCCCTGCGGTTGCTGCCGCGCGGCGGACACTTCCTGGAGATGGGCAAGACGGACGTCCGCGACCCCGAGGAGGTGGCCGCCCGTCATCAGGGCGTCCGCTACCGGGCGTTCGATCTCATCGAGGCCGGCCCGGACCGTATCGGCGAGATGCTCACCGCGCTCGTCGAACTCTTCGAGGCCGGGGTGCTCACCCCGCTGCCGGTCACCCCGTGGGACGTACGCCGTGCCCCGGAGGCCTTCCGGTACATGTCACAGGCCCGCCACGTCGGAAAGGTCGTCCTGACCGTCCCCGCCCCGCTCGACCCCGACGGCACCGTCCTGATCACCGGCGGCACCGGCGGCCTCGGTGCACTGCTCGCCCGCCACCTGGTCACCGAGCACGGCGTACGCCGCCTGCTGCTCGCCGGACGCCGTGGCCCCGAAGCGCCGGGTGCCGAGCAACTCGCCGCCGAACTCGCAGAGTTGGGCGCCGACGACGTACGGATCGAGGCGGCCGACCTCGCCGACCGCGCCCAGGCCGCCGCGCTGCTCGCCTCCGTGCCCGACCACCACCCGCTCACCGCGGTCGTGCATGCCGCCGGAGTCCTGGACGACACGGTCGTCGAACGGCTCACCCCCGAGCGGCTGAACACCGTCCTACGGCCCAAGATCCACGCCGCCGCCCATCTGCACGAGCTCACCCGTTCCCTCGACCTGTCCGCCTTCGTCCTGTTCTCCTCCGTCGCCGGCACCCTCGGCGCCCCCGGCCAGGGCAACTACGCCGCCGCCAACACCTTCCTCGACGCCCTCGCCGACCACCGGCACGCCCTGGGCCTGCCCGCCCTGTCCCTGCCCTGGGGCCCCTGGGCGCAGACCACCGGCATGACCGGCACCCTCACCGACGCCGACCTGCGCCGCATGGCACGGGCGGGGCTGCCGCCGCTGACCGCCGAGCAGGGGCTGACCCTGTTCACCGAGGCCCTGGAACAGCCGGCCGCCGTACGGCTGCCGCTGGCGGTGGACACCGCCCGGCTCGGCGTCGACGGGCCGGTACCGCCGCTGCTGGCCGGGTTGGTTCGCACGCCTGTCCGTACGCGGCGCAGTATCGGCGGGCCGGGGGCCGGGGCCGGGACCGATACGGGTGCTGCTGCGGGTGATACTGCCGCTCTTGCCGCCGAGTTGGCCCGGCTCGGTGGTTCCGACCGGCTGCGCAGGCTGGTCGAGGAGGTCTGCCGTCAGGTCGCCGCCGTCCTGGGGCACTCCTCCGCGGCCCGGCTCGACCCCGACCAGTCCTTCAAGGAACTCGGCTTCGACTCCCTCACCGCCGTCGAACTGCGCAACCGGATGAACGCCGCCACCGGGGTGCTGCTGCCCGCCACGCTGGTCTTCGACCACCCGACACCGGCCGTGCTCGCGGACCACCTGTACCGGGAGCACTTCGCGGGTGACGAGCCCGGGTCCGGAGCCGGGGCCGGGGCCGGGGCCAACGAGGGCGATGCCGACGAGGCGGCCATTCGCCGGATGCTGTCCTCCATCCCGATCACGAAGTTCCGTGAGTCGGGACTGCTGGCGGCGCTCATGGCGCTGGCCCCGGCCGAGGCCACCGCCGCCGCCTGTGGCGGCCATGTCCCGGTCACGGCCGACGCCATCGAGGTGGACGTCGACGACATGGACGTGGACGACCTCGTACGGATGGCACTGGGCGCCGACGACTGA